DNA sequence from the Pseudophryne corroboree isolate aPseCor3 chromosome 6, aPseCor3.hap2, whole genome shotgun sequence genome:
AAACAGATATGTTGTTAGACTGTGATGAACGTATTAGAAGACTATGAAATGTACTCCCAAGGGGAGCTTTAGATGTTTGAGAATTAGCTCATGTCTAAAGTGACCAGGAGATAAATCAATTGTTTGCGCAGCCATGCAGTAGCCGCGTTCTCCCTCCCCAACGCACAGGATTAGCCATGTTAAGTGATTTCTCTCATGCTACGTGCCGGTCGCACTGTAGTTACGGTGCACCTAGCAGTTGCGACTAGCCCCAAAGACCTACTTTGTCTTGTGACCGGTTGCCCAAAACAACTGAATAAGCTTCAGGCCATTATGACAAGAGCTAATTCTCACACAcaaccagtggtggattttacctacggGCCTTTCGTGCAGGCCAATTCTGCTTctgtgggctgcagccaatgcaatcCATAAAAGTCGGTGtttagcacatgtgcagtctggccGCTGCTTGTGCGCTTGCACCGGTCCCggaacctgccagatccattgtgcaggttCCGGCTGACAGGGACTGTCTCCTCCTCTCTGGGCAGGCATGGGTAGCGGCACCCCCCCTACCACAGGCAGGTAGGAGCCGCTGCTGCAAAcaactgaatcacccccacagtgtgTTTTCTAAAATGTAGCTGTATTATTAGGCAGGATTTAAGAGTTTATTAAGCAGTGATGGACTAGGTCATGAAGGGCTCACCAGggaatgtgaggatgtgtgtgaagatttgaaggatgagagaaggggggggaggaatatcaatTTAGTCAATGATTGTGTGTCCAATGATTAAATAAATGAGGACTATGTTTGTACTGATTTGAGATCTGATATTTATTTGTGGGTAATCCTTGACAAAGGCAttattgctgaaacgcgttggacactGCTTTACACTGCAACACAATTATTTACCAcactttacagctctctcccccggctggagAACAGGGACTGCCTGAGAGATCCCGCACCACGTGACGCGGCTACCAGGAAGTGACCAACGGAACCCTAAGCAGGCGAGTGCAGTGGCTGCTGCACCGCACGGTGTTCGAGACGCCACGGACTGGTAGACAACAGCACCGGAGGATACAGGCACGGAAGCTGAGCCGACACAGGCGCGCcgaacgcacccccggcggtaagtaaAAGAACCAAGCACGTAACCTGTCTTCctcatcagggccgtcttttcgtatgggctcaatgggctcttgcccaagggccccaggagtataagggccctaggctgatagctgagggtcccctctttccagaggtaccagattttttaaaatcggccatcgggaaccggagatatctgacttgaaagcagtggtccccaaccaagccttataattgctcttcccagcctgatatcttgggttttgtctgacttagagtatttctgaggttataatccaaaagctgtgactctccgctttcagtggacactggcagcttgtctctactatgcccagaactagagatatcagccttccagcagctggcccctgctccagctacacatgcctaatatgcagttttagatttttgttggtgaattgctttggctcctgaactctgatccccaagtccccagaatcttctgaaaggtgggactctctagtttgttatcccattcaaagctaagaaatatattttcaggaacttgagatatctgcagtccagcAAGCTTCCCTCccgccggaaaatgataaatattaagccaactccactatccacccctcccctacgtattaaacaccccctaccaccctggaagtcatgtaccagagcttcttcattcagcccaatgtccccttctacagtttagccccatctgtgcagtaaaggagtaaatagcagaaattactgttacatgctgagcagaagatagaacaccccccactgcccgtgggacatcaaagctgcgctgatagcaccccccacccctaccgctggaggatgggtagggggcccagtgcactgctgtgcccaggggcctacactgctgttaagacggccctgttccTCATAGTGGTGCACATAGACATCAGCAATACAAGGGTCGGACTAGCAGGACGCCGCAACAGTCCCATCACCCCACGAACACTGATAAACTACTATACTCATACTAAATACATAGGTCAtatccacctatggtaaaggtgccctacaaggaacacctgacattcacccatcaggggtcaatccagatcagggtataccatttaggagggtatactgtacaaagggtggtctgcatgacacacctgatagAGACTTTTTTACCCACAAATAAATATCAGATCTCAAATCAGTACAAACATAGTCCTCATTTCTTTAATCATTGGACACACAATCATTGACAAAATTGATATTGAGCTGCAGGCATgcgcccagtccctctgtctccgtgaatagacgcgGCATCTATGCGTGGCTTTCGTGGGAGGACAgcggtcgcgagccacgccccgttttcgacactgagggggcatgcccagcgccctggcgctctgtgagccgctggcatgccccctctccctctgactccagtgaatagacgctgtgcgcatgcgcacagcgtctattcactgctgctctgctaagcagggcagcgagagacagagactcccaactgccccccctcaccgcgagacactgcagcccgcgggtaggacagcgggacagtcctcgaaaatcgggacagttgggaggtatgatatactgATACAGATCAAACATAATTCTCCAGTAGAAAAAAACCCacatgtaacatactgtatatagttttATACCCATGATGTATATTTAAATTGACAAAAATGTGATTCAGTGATTCTTAAACCAAACTACACAACACATGAAAAGAAATACAAAACACGACAACAATTTATcacacagagggggagatgtatcaaaacttggagagagatagagtatcgaccaatgccatttttcaaacacagccagtaaaatgacagttagaagctgattgggtggtactttttctctcgccatgttatctctccccaagctttgatacatttccctcAGAATATTTTACAAATGAATCATACGTTTGGGTTTAGGCTTATATTATGGATATCATTTGAAATGTAATAGCTTGTAAGTAGCtggctattacatttcccccatagtcAGGAGTTGTTACCTAAATTGACAGTAGTTAATTCAGGTTTGGTATTCCACCTGTTGAGCAGGTAAGTTATCTTAAAATAAAAAGAACATGCAGTTATTTCTGGTTCTCCTGGATATGCCGAGCACTTTAGAAAAGTAGAGGACATTTCTGAAATCTATTTATTGCATCTCATTGTGCAAAATGTATTTAGTCCGTGCTGCTTTACTCTGGATTATCATAACAAAATAAGGACGTTTTCAGCCACATGACAGTAACTAACCACCGTAACCGagtaaaaacaaatatatattttatattcaaaTCCTCCTTTGTGAAGACACTTTTGGCATATTATCTATCATTTTTGCGATTTTATTTCCTGTTCTAGCAGGGTGATCAACTGTGAGAAATATAAGAGTCAATAAATAGGAATGGCCATTGGCAATTGATGGTTTGTCACCAATGGTCATtggttttgccatcaatggttCTCCAGCATTGATGCTAAAGAAAGCATcatctatttatttttttgtttctctGTGCAGGGGCACAGAGCTTAGACCCGCGCCTCTTGGTGCATTAAGTCACTCCCCCTACCCTACAGCAGTGACAGGCACCCATAAGTGCAACCCATCAATGGTTCACCAATGATAGTTTTGTGCCATCGTGGTTAACAACCGATTGCATATTGTTGGTGAACCCACTGATGACCATCCGTAACACAGAAATGATAAAGTAAACAGTAGACAGCCATACATTTCTGATTCATGAGAAAGAACGACAACATATGTAACTTGTGAATGGCACAATAGCCCCTCTCTCAGTGTAAGAACTTTTAGGGATAGCTTTCCTTGTGGAACAGCAAAGCACTAAGCACCACTAATGAATGTTTGCCGAGTGTAGCAGCCATGCGGTATCTAGATAAGATTGCTGCAAAGATACACAATACTATACTTTCTTCTCCTGACCCTTTGTGGGCAGACAAGGTTTAAAAATGTAAATTTAACGTACTGCTTGCAGACTAAACATAAGCTATTATACAACCAATTGTTTTGGGAACACAAAAAATGGTCGTGGCATGTAAACAATACTGACAAGTAGCTATAAATAGACACTGTAAGTAGTGAACAAGCTCATTCCCGTTGTGGTTATGTGATATCAGTGCAAAGTATTGGCTACTGGATAGAGATAAAGGGGGACatgcatcaaaccttggagagggataaagtgccatccaatcagctactggcatgttacaggctctgtttgaaaaaggacaatcaggaactgattggttggtacattatctctctccaagctttgatacatctctcccagagagagatatatacatatacacaataaaaaaaaaaaactaaggcaGCTAGTTGCTGAAAAATTCTGAAGCTGGTCTGCGTCTTCCCACAATCTCCTCAGCTTCCTCTGGCACTTCATAAAGGGAATTGATGGATGGATATTTGTCCCTTGTTTTCAGCTTCTTCTTTGTATTAGCGGGTGCAGTAAAAAACTTATTGAGTGATCCAGGCTTTTTGAAGCCTTTTGTCAAGTCGTGAAAAGCGATGTCATCAGAAAAGACGCCAAAAAGGGCACTGGTGGGTCCTATTAAGGAAGCAGCAACCTTAGAGTTCCTTTTCATAGGAATGGCGTGTTCTGCGCTTATGGAGGCTGGATCCTTCAAAAGAAACCGGAGCGGCTCTGGAGAGTCTTTTTTCAAGTAATGATAAGGCTTTTTCCCACTGTTATCTCGAAGATGAACGCTTGCTTTGTAACTTGTTATTAGTGTAATTATAACATCCTTGTGGTCATGGATGGCAGCTATATGTAGTGGTGTATACCCTCCAAAAGACCTCACGTTCACATTAATTATGCTACCACCTTGCTCACTTAAATCAAATAATAATTTAACCATTTCTGTGTTCCCACTCTTGGCTGCCCAATGCAGCGCAGTAAATCCAGATATGAAGTCTCTTTTGTCAGCCAGGTCACTGTCATTCATCAGGAGACCAAGGAGAACGTGATTCCAGCGACCATTAGTGGCATTCACCAGCCACTTATGTTCATAGGGCACCAAGGGAACCACATCTGAATATTTGTTTTCCTCGCTGACTTTGACCATTTTGGATGACTTCTTGAGGTGAGCAGACCTGAATCCTGCCTCATCCAGTTGCCTTCGGCTCATATATGGAGACATGCTTACGTCAGGCAGGGAAGCCTCTGGAACAGTAGTAGAAGTGGCTGGTTGTAGATAACCATGTTCATTCTGGTCTGTTTCTATAGCATCAAATGAAGACTGGGCATACCGTAAGGGCAGCATGTACGGCTTCTGAGCTGTTTCCTTGGGCTGACCATCAGACCACGATTTAGGAACTGGCACTGGTCCTGCATTATCCATTCGGGCCACAATAGAAAAAACAGACTCTCTCCTCCTTTCATTTTCATCCTCAGCAATATATGCCAATTCATTCAAATTGCTTAATTCAGCTTGGTCAGCGATTTCATGTGCACTGTCCCCAACAGCAGTGTCTTTTATCTCTGGGAGGCTTCCCTGTGGCTCGGAGATATCCTGAAGGGAAGACCTCCTTTCCTGGGAGATGGGTGCTACCTCCTCTGTGTTGTTTTTACAAACAGGTAAATTCTGAGTTTCTGCTTCCTTAAGGTGTCTCTCACTCTGACTGGGTTCTTTCAACTCCTTGTCCAGGGTATGCCTTGTTTGTCCAGACCCTGTCAGTAAATGTATATATTTCTTCTTCAGCACCACCACCTTGCTCCCCTCCTCGTCCTTGACCACTGCTATATTATTGACAAACCTTTTGAAGAGCTCACGGTTATTTGCCTTTTCTTGAGGGTCAGGGGACTCCACCACAGGCTTAAACTTCCTGAGCAGCTCAGAGTTCTTCACCTTCCCTCCCTGTtccaacaaaaagttcagcacaacCTCTTGTGTCACAGCCATTCTTCTCTCTCACATTCAGGGAGGCCCCTCCTGTACTCTGGGGCTTATCAGCAGAAAAAGGCAGAGTAGTGAAAACTGCAGCGGATCTGCTTTCTTACATGTCTTCTCCCTCTGTCTAATGTACAATTTACCTGTTGCTTCCGGGGTGAAACTTTGTGATCAGCTCTGCTACGCCCAGACCTGACTGATCAGTCAATAAAGGGAGGGGGAGGGCAGCCCTGCAGCAACTGAGGCTCACACTGTGGCTGAGATCTGAGAAGTCCCTTGTGTCTGGTTTCACCTGGGCTCATTACAGCTAACACAGACCAAGCCATGACAGGTGATTCTCTGTGGCTGTTGTTAGTAAATTCTACTATAGCAATGACATTTATACTAGTCACATATTGCTTACTATTGTACTGTTTACTTAATTTAAAATGAAAACTTTATGCATCCTGCTGGTTGGGTTGGAATATGGTAAATTTATATGCAGAAAAAAGCATGACTTATATAAAGCATAATGCCAATAATGAATACGGTATTAGagcatatatatatttctataactTATTTATGTTTATTAAAAGTTGCAGTTACTTGTACTGAATTAATTGAATGTGTATTCTGTCTTGTTTTTAATCCTTAATTCTGACCAGTTTTATTGCAGAATGAAAATAAGTTAGAAAATCAGAAACCGTGTAATGACATTGCACAAAAAGAGTTGGGTTGACAATGTGTGCTGCAAAGGATGGATGGAGTTTCTGGTGTGAGAAAGTACAGCATGGACACTATAGCTTCTTTGTTGTGCTGTGCTGAATTCTTTCTCCATATAGTAGCTATTCTATTAGCTCCTCATGTTGTTCTGTAGTATAAATGCAACAACTTTAAGAAGACCCTTTTACCTGCAGAAATCTAGCATGAATTTCTGTAACAACAAATGATTTCCAATTTTGCCCATCATTGCAAGCAATTATTTGATTTTGCAATCTCCTATCTCATTGTAGTACACAAGTAATGCACCTACGGTGTTATATGAACTTATTATGGTGAATGTTGGCTTTCTAAAGAGTGCAAATAGTTTCCTCACTGAATGCAAGTGTGAGCCTGCAGCTGGAGGGAGACTTTTTAAAGATGATCCAGGTGAAGATAAATTTAATATATCATCATATTTGACATGCACAACATAAATTCAGGAAGGTCCAGTTTTGCCTTTGTGTGTTTCCAtgccaacattttgaaagggcccccgacccaatgcttctagagagacacttctctgcagcagatggtaattttatgccctataatagtgccctagttcattttctgaaccatagtagagccttaattaatgttatgccccataataggggTGATCTTTagtttgccggtggccgggctcccttcgaccagcataccggcgcaggaattccgaccgccggcatactgacggcttttctccctcttgggggtccacaacccccctgaagggagaatagatagcgtggcgtgtgtagcgcaccaccgtaccctcaaggggcacatttgcgctcgcccagctgtttgtatgccggcggttgggattccgaccaccggcataacatactaaacccctataatagtgccctagtttcttttatgaatcatagtagtgcttaagttcaccctatgtcacatttcagagctgccagtacacattatgcctcacagtatccccaattcacattgatatatagtgctccccgttcacatTGTACCTCCTTACagggccccggttcatattatataacattaaaatgctctccagttcattttataccacactacaatgatcaggtccaggggcatacctagatatattgcaggccccaaggaaaaagttttagAGGACAACTACGTactacccaatggcgaaaaatgtatataacacatgtaactgcctgcacctatggtagctacgcccttgcatgtCATGTTTGTTTGGCAACTGTCCTTTCAGAATTCATATAGATTTCTCTAATGCTGGTCATGCAGCtatgaatttattattattattattattattattattattagcagcagcAGCATTTGCCTGTGGctttgtttgtgtgtatgtctgttattgctcagcagaattaactttacaaagacagtagtggcatataatattgtgatgtataattTAAATTCTAGACTTTTGATCagaaaatgtctttgtaaacaatatttgcagttttttccTTCAGGgaataacacaaaaagatgcttggggccagggctggtgctagggtgttcgccgttcggcgcccccctgcaaactataaatttacgcCCTACCTTCCATAGATAATAAAGGGTCAGTGTGCGGCAAAGGTGTGCACCGCAAAAATAGAGTGCCGGACCCCTTGCTAtgatatatatgtgtaatataaacatgtgtgtgtctgtgtgtgtgttttataataGAAAATGTGTGTGGGTGGGTGCATGTCACAGCTACTTACCGCTGAGGGCATCGGCTCCACTCCACTGATCCCGTCTTCTGCACACTTATTTTTTTTCGAAGTCTGAGCCTTCAGATCTGCAGACATGTAAAAGTACAGAATCCTATGAATGTATGAACCCTAGCACTATGTCAAGTGGAGCCAATATAATGTGTCCCAGTCGTAACCACCAGGAAACACATATTGGAATTGCATGGAGAACCATGCAGTTTCGACAGGCGTTCCTGGAAGGTGATTGGAGAGAGTCTAATGGCGGTAGGCGTGTCAATGTCAGGGACTGCGTCAAAAGACGCAGTTCCACTGGCACTGGCAGCTATGATACAATGGACATTCTGAGCACCACAGGGATGCTTTCATGTCTCATGGTGCGATGGCTGTTTGGTCGATGGCCTGTCTTCATGCGCACATTGACAGATTTGCATTACAGCTGGTGGACGTCACATTAGAACACCCactggctgcagcattagcataaagacataGTACCAGCTGCTGCAGTTATTGCAGAATCCACCCACCTTTAAATCAGGCCCAGTATTAATAcaacccccaccccaccacccacatagcagtaatataccccataatattaatacgctaccaCCCCACCAACCAGATATCAGTagtatacccccataatattataAAGCCCCACCCCAATACCAATAATATCCCCCCATATGTTACTGCAACCCCATCCTCTTAACATAACCCCCATAGATAACATTAACACACACCCTACACCTCCCCATTTACCATACCctacaactgtacctttttaataggtacagtaccttttttttatggtctgtaccaatttttggatctccaaacctccattgaaagtataggaaaaggggcgtgaccacacccacttttcaaatttgtaccgatttttatttgTAAAATGTTGGATGGTTTGCAAACTATGCATATACTTACCTCAGcatgaaggaggctgcctggtctcAGCAGACTGGGGAGCTGGATTCCAGGGGAAGAAGCCGAGGAGAGACAGCCACAGACAGGGTAAGGAGGGGAGAGGAAAGGGTGGAGACTAGGGTAGAATAAGCTGATACATAGGGTAGATGAgagaaaggggtggggcttcacggagCATAGGGGGCAGAGTCTGAGCTGGGACTGAGTAGAGGCATCCTCTCTGCAgcccattggtggcagtgagagatgAGCAGTTCGTTCTCAGCTGCTGCATGACCGCAGAGCCAGGGACAAAGTTCTTGTGCCACTCATTTGGCAATTGTGGTGTCTCTGCCTGGTGGAGCCCGGTGACTTGGGGGGGGTGCTACTGTTTTTCTGGAGACGCATGTCTGACTTCCACAGAGCCTCTCCagtcaggcgcctacctgctttgcatccctttactGAGCGGGTTCTGCCGGCTCTGATTGGGTCTACTAACTTGTTAACTTGTGAGCAAGCCGTGTGAaactggccatgggagaagcagctagtCCTGAGACCTATGTTTGCAGCCCTGACTGGTTttcggagatatatatatatatatatatatatatatgtgtgtgtgtatattcgtCAGCCATCCGTAACCGTAACACTGACAGTAGATGTGCACACTGCTGATAGAGGAGAAGCCACAGGGCACTGTGTTAACGTTAGTGTGTGGCTAGCACTAGCAGGTAGCATATCCAGGTGCAGGGGGAGGGCCGGGCCCTGGACATGGCCAGGGCCCCTAGTAaccgcacttcctgcacctatgatacctacgtgtgtgtgtgtgtgtgtgtgtgtgtgtatatatttctctgacgtcctagtggatgctggggactccgtaaggaccatggggaatagcggctccgcaggagtctgggcacaaaagtaaagctttaggactacctggtgtgcactggctcctccccctatgaccctcctccaagcctcagttagatttttgtgcccgaacgagaagggtgcacactaggtggctctcctgagctgcttcgtgaaaagtttagttttaggttttttattttcagtgagacctgctggcaacaggctcactgcatcgagggactaaggggagaagaagcgaactcacctgcgtgcagagtggattgggcttcttaggctactggacaccattagctccagagggatcgaacacaggcccagccatggagtccggtcccagaaccgcgccgccggcccccttacagagccagaagcaagaagaggtccggaaaatcggcggcagaagacatactgtcttcaccaaggtagcgcacagcactgcagctgtgcgccattgctcctcagcacacttcggtcactgagggtgcagggcgctaggggagggcgccctgagcagcaataaaaacaccttggctggcgaaaatacatcacatatagcccccagggctatatggatgaattttaacccctgccagaatacacagaaaaacgggagataaggccgccgagaagggggcggagcctatctcctcagcacactggcgccattttccctcacagctccgttggagggaagctccctggctctcccctgcagtcactacactacagaaagggttaaaaaaagagaggggggcactaattaggcgcagtattaaaaatacagcagctataaggggaaaaacacttata
Encoded proteins:
- the SOWAHA gene encoding ankyrin repeat domain-containing protein SOWAHA; protein product: MAVTQEVVLNFLLEQGGKVKNSELLRKFKPVVESPDPQEKANNRELFKRFVNNIAVVKDEEGSKVVVLKKKYIHLLTGSGQTRHTLDKELKEPSQSERHLKEAETQNLPVCKNNTEEVAPISQERRSSLQDISEPQGSLPEIKDTAVGDSAHEIADQAELSNLNELAYIAEDENERRRESVFSIVARMDNAGPVPVPKSWSDGQPKETAQKPYMLPLRYAQSSFDAIETDQNEHGYLQPATSTTVPEASLPDVSMSPYMSRRQLDEAGFRSAHLKKSSKMVKVSEENKYSDVVPLVPYEHKWLVNATNGRWNHVLLGLLMNDSDLADKRDFISGFTALHWAAKSGNTEMVKLLFDLSEQGGSIINVNVRSFGGYTPLHIAAIHDHKDVIITLITSYKASVHLRDNSGKKPYHYLKKDSPEPLRFLLKDPASISAEHAIPMKRNSKVAASLIGPTSALFGVFSDDIAFHDLTKGFKKPGSLNKFFTAPANTKKKLKTRDKYPSINSLYEVPEEAEEIVGRRRPASEFFSN